The DNA segment CCGCTTCCCGGTGGTCTCGGGGCTCGTGGACCGCATGGTGTCGGTGAACATCTTCGACTCCGCCACCCGCATCGCGGCGCAGTGCTTCCTGACCGCCGTTCCCTTGCTGTTCGTGCTGAGTGCGTACGCGCCGGAGGCGGTGCAGGGCCAGGTCACCTCGGCGGTCAGTGCCGTCTTCGGTCTGAACGGGCAGGCGAAGGCTCAGCTGGAGCAGGCGTTCCAGCCCCCGAGCGACGAGCTGCGCCAGGCGACCGGCGTGGTGGGCGCGCTGATGGTGCTGTTGTCGGCCACCGCGGTCAGTCGCGCGGTACAGCGGCTGTGCAGACGGGCCTGGCTGCTACCCCGGTCAGGGGCGAAGGTGGCTCCTTGGCGGTGGCTGGCGTGGATCGTCGTGTGGCTCGGCGCACTGGTCGTGCAGGGGCTGCTGCACAACGGGTTCGGCCTGGGGTTGGGGCTGGGAATCCCGGTCATCCTGGTCATGGAGACGGCCCTGTGGTGGTGGACCCAGCACCTTCTGCTGGGCGGCGGCGTCCGCTGGTCACCCCTGTTGCCGGGGGCGGTCGTCACGGCGACCGCGGTCAGCGCGTTGTCCCTGACCGCGCACTTCTACATGCCACGGGCGCTCAACCGGGCACTGGCGGAGTACGGTTCCGCGGGTCGTCCTGCTGTCCTGGCTGATCATCGTGTGCGTGGCCCTCGCCGTGGGCCTCAGCGCGGGGGCCGTACTGTCCCAGGAGCCGTTTTTGCGGCGCCGCCTAGGAACGCCGACCTCGCCTCCCGGCGCGGCACAGGACGCCTGATCCACATGCCGTGCCGCCGGGTCGGGCTTAGCGTTCTGAATATGGGCGTTGGGTGTTGCGCCGAATGAGCGGGTCCGACGAGCAGCCGGAGGCGGCTGATCCGCTCTGTGAGGCCTTGGCGGCGGCTGTGCGTCGCACGGGTGCCAGGTCCGGGGTGTCTACCTGCTGGACCCGGCCGAGACCGCGATGGGTCTGCTCGCGCTGTGCGGTCTGCCGGTCGATGCCTTCGCACCGTGGTGGCGGATGTCGTTCGCCATCCGCGGCCCGGCCCAGGACGCGGTTCGCCACGAACAGCTCGTCTGGGTGAGTTCTCTGGAGGCGCTGGCCCGCGCATACCCGCGCGCCGCGGCGACCATCCCTTACCAAGTCGCCTTCGCGATCGTCCCGCTGAAGCAGATCCGGCACTGCCGGGGCGCGCTGCTGCTGATCTGGGCCCCGGACCGGTCCCCCCGCCTCAGCCGGCGCGAGCGCGGCCGCATCGCCGTCAGCGCACGCCGCATCGCCCGCGTGCTGGACGCGGAGGCCACCCCTCCGGTCATCCCGGACCGGCCCCGCTTCGTCCATCCGCACCGCGAGGAGCCGCGGCCCCAGTCCGAACTCGCGGCGGCCGACCTTTTGGAGCGCCTGCCCCTCGGCACGCTCGCCCTTGACCTCGGAGGGCGGATCACCTACGTGAACACCGCAGCCGCCCATCTGCTGGGCAGACCGGCGAAGCAGCTGCTGGGAACCCAGCCGTGGCAGTCCCTGCCCTGGCTCGACAACATCGCGTACATGGACGCGTACCGCACTGCCATGAGCAGTCGCGAGCACCTCGCCCTGACCGTGCTGCGCCCACCGGACCAGTGGCTGGACCTGCGCCTGCACACCGACGACAGCGGCACCAGCATCCTCATCACCCCCGACCAGTCGTCCAAGCTCCTGGGCACCCAGCCGGCCTCCCCCGCCAGCACTCCGCCGGCGAGCCGGATCCATCTGCTGATGGCCCTGACAGCGGCACTGACCGAGGCCGTCGGTGTCCAGGACGTCGTCGACCTGATCGCCGACCAGATCCTGCCTGCCTTCGGCGCCCACGGCATGATCATGTCCGCCGCCGACGCCGGCCGCATCCAGATCATCGGACACCGCGGCTACGACCCCTCCCTGATCGAGCAGTTCGACGGCCTGCCCACGGACGCCGACCTGACGCCGGCGGGCCGCGCTCTGGCCACCGGCGCGTCCCTGTTCTTCGCCAACCGCGGCGAACTCGCCCGCCTCTACCCCAGGGCACCGCAGATCAGCGACAAACACGCCTGGGCCTTCCTGCCGCTGCTCAGCTCCGGACGCCCCATCGGCTGCCTGCTCCTCGCCTACAACCGGCCCCACACCTTCACCGCCGCCGAACGCTCCATCCTGACGCCCCTCGCCGGTCTCATCGCCCAGGCCCTGGACCGGGCACGCCTCTACGACGCCAAGCACAACCTCGCCCACGCCCTCCAGCAGACCCTCCTGCCGCACGCCCTGCCCAACGTGGCCGGTCTCGAGGTCGCCGCCCGCTACCTCCCCGCCAGCCAGGGTGTGAACATCGGCGGCGACTTCTACGACCTCATCCGCCTCACCAACACCACCGCCGCGGCCGTCATCGGAGACGTGCAGGGCCACGACATGACGGCAGCGGCCCTCATGGGCCAGGTCCGGATGGCCGTCCACTCCCATGCCACGGCCGGAGCCGCTCCCGACCAGGTCCTCACCCGCACCGACCGCGACCTCACCGACCTCCACGCCAGCCGTTTCGTCTCCTGCCTCTACGCCCACCTCGACCTCGCCCGCCACCAGGTGACCCTCGCCAGCGCCGGGCACCCTCCCCCACTCCTGCGCCACCCCGACAACCGGACCCATCCCGTCGACGTCCGCCCCGGCCCTCCACTCGGCCTCGGCTTCGGCACCCCCTCGTACCAGCTCACCACCCTGCCCCTCGGCCCGGAGACCCTCCTCGCCCTCTACACCGACGGCCTCGTGGAAGACCCCGGCCGCGACATCACCCAGACCATCGCCGACCTCGCGCACCACCTCAGCGAGTCGAGCGATCTGCCCCTGCACCAACTCGTGGAGAGCCTGGTCCGCCACACCCACCGCACCAACCGTCACACCGACGACATCGCGCTGCTGCTGCTTCAGCCCAACCGTCTCGCGGATGCATGAGGACGATCCCGATCCGCTCTCCGCGCGCGGGGCCGGGTGCGGGGTGCGAGCGTGGAGGGGAGACACGGCCCCGGGCGGGCCTTCGGTTGCACGCGGGACGGAGCGGGACGGCATGGCTCGTGCGATCTGGACAGGGGTGATCACGTTCGGGCTGGCCAGCGTGCCGGTCGGCCTGTACACCGCGACCGAGGACCACACCGTCCACTTCCACCAGCTGCAGCGCGGCACCGCCGACCGGATCCGCAACCGGCGGGTCAACGAGCGCACCGGCAAGGAAGTGGAGAACAAGGACATCGTCAAGGCCTTCGAGGCGGCCGAGGGCGAGTACGTCGTCATCGACCCCGACGAACTGGACGAGATCGCGCCGGGCCGCTCGAAGGCCATCGAGATCTCGGACTTCGTCGACCTGGCGGACATGGAGCCCGTGTACTTCGCCCGCACGTACTACGTCGCCCCGCGCGGCAAGGAACACCTGAAGGTGTACGAGCTGCTGCGCGCGGCGCTGGCCGAGGCGGACAAGGCGGGGATCGCGACCTTCGTGATGCGCGGCAGGCAGTACCTGACCGCGTTGCGCGCGTCGGACCAGGTCCTTGTCCTGCAGACCCTGCACTGGGCCGACGAGGTGCGCGACCCGGGCAAGGAACTGCCCGAGCTGCCCTCCGGCCGAGCCGGGCGCGGCAAGGAGCTGGACATGGCGTTGCAGCTGGTCGACGCGCTGAGCTCGGAATGGGAGCCCGCCCGCTACCACGACACCTACCAGGAGAAGGTGCGGGAGCTGGTCAAGGCGAAGGCCGAGGGCCGGGACATCGCCCTGGCCGAGGAAGCCCCCGAGGCGACCAACGTCGTCGACCTGATGGATGTCCTCCAGCACAGCCTCGACCAGGCCCGCTCCCCCGGGAGCGGCGCTGCGGAACAGCGCAAGAAGCAGGCCGCCGAGAGTCCGGCGCAGAAGAGCGAGCTGCGGCGGATGAGCAAGTCGGAGCTCTACCAGCAGGCCTCCGACCAAAATGTCCCCGGCCGCTCGAAGATGACCCGCGACCAGCTGATCGACGCCCTCGCCCGGGCGGGGCGCAGAGGAAAGAAGAAGGCTGCCTGACCGAGGCACCCGTGACGGCGGAGGCTGTGGTCGGCGCGCCCCTCAGTGACCCCACGCGTCCGGGCCACCGCCCCGCCATTCGATCAGGGCGGACTGCCGTACGTACTCGGGATCGGCGTCCTCGATCCCCGCCCGGCTCAGGAACTCGGCCACGTCCAGGAGCCCGTACGCCATGCCCAGGAAATGGGTGTCCGCACGCACCCGCCGGCCGCCGTCCTCGGCGGGCGGATAGATGACGATGGGCTGCGCACTGGCCATAGCACCAGGGTGCGATGCGGTGCGCTCGGGCGCATGCGGGGCGGGAGTGACGCAGCCGCTCGGCTCCTCACGTAGTCGATGCGCTGCGTCGTCCATGGCGGGAGCGGGCCAAGTGATGGGCCGCACGCAGCAGCTCACGGGTCGCCGATGCTGTGCACGGGCCCGGGTTCACGACTGCCAGCCAGCCGAGGGTGCCGTAGACGGGGTGCGCGATCACGGTGTCAGCGGCGCCGGGGTCGACCTCGCCGGTGGCTGGTTCGCGGGGCGCGTGACCGGTCCAGTGGACGAACGCTTCCTTCCCGGCGTTGACGTTCACGCGGAAGGTGTCCGTCCGGTCGAGACGTGACGCCTCGTCGCCGGGGTAGTTCTTGGTCACGATCGTCGCGAACGGCTGGGTCGTCGTCGGGAGCACCCGATCGGGCGCGTAGTAGAAGAACGTGTCGCCCCAGCTGATGTCCGGCGTGCCGTCGCCCGGTGCCGGCCTGAGGGTCAGCACGCCGTCCAGTCCGTCCACGAAGCTGATGATCTCGTCCATGGTCATGTGCTCTAGCGTTGCATTGAAGTGCTTGTGGAGACTTTGAGGCGTAGACAGAGGGACTTTGAGGTGGCAAGTCTAAAATGGCGCGATCTGCGCACCGTCGACATCGCGCGGCGTTGCGGGTACTCCGTCCAACAGGTGCGCAATCTCGAACGCGACGGTGTCCTTCCGCCGGCGACGCGCACGGCCACGGGCTACCGGGTCTACGGGGACGTGCATCTGCAGTCGGCGCTGGCCTACCGCGCCCTTGCAGCAGGCGCCGGTCCGACCGAGGCCAAGGGGATCGTGCGGGCCGTCCACCACTCCCCCGCCCCCCAGGCACTGGCCCTGCTCGACGCGGCCCACGCCCGGCTCGACGCGGAGCGCACGGAACTGAGGCTGGCCCAGGAGGCCGCCCGAGCCATCGCCGGTGAGCCGATCGAGGACGTACGGGCGTCGGACTCGATGAGCGTTTCCGACCTCGCCGCCGCTCTCGGCGTACGTCCTTCGACGCTGCGGCACTGGGATGCGGAGGAACTCGTCGTCCCGAACCGTGACGCCGCGCGTGGAACACGCCGGTACACGCCCGCCCAGGTCCGGGATGCGCGGATCGTGCACCAGCTGCGCAGGGCCGGCTACCGCATCGCACCCCTGCGGGCCCTCATGCCGGAGCTGCGCCGCGCCCGCCGATCGGAGGACATCGCCTCCGCGCTGGCGGCCAGAGAGGCCGGCATCGCAACTCGCTCCAGAGCGCTGCTCGAAGGTGCCGTCGCGCTCAGCGCCGCCCTCACAATGGTCGAGGCTTCGGCAGACACGACCGAGAGGACCAGCACCCGTGAGTGAATGGCAGCT comes from the Streptomyces sp. NBC_00443 genome and includes:
- the ku gene encoding non-homologous end joining protein Ku produces the protein MARAIWTGVITFGLASVPVGLYTATEDHTVHFHQLQRGTADRIRNRRVNERTGKEVENKDIVKAFEAAEGEYVVIDPDELDEIAPGRSKAIEISDFVDLADMEPVYFARTYYVAPRGKEHLKVYELLRAALAEADKAGIATFVMRGRQYLTALRASDQVLVLQTLHWADEVRDPGKELPELPSGRAGRGKELDMALQLVDALSSEWEPARYHDTYQEKVRELVKAKAEGRDIALAEEAPEATNVVDLMDVLQHSLDQARSPGSGAAEQRKKQAAESPAQKSELRRMSKSELYQQASDQNVPGRSKMTRDQLIDALARAGRRGKKKAA
- a CDS encoding DUF6194 family protein, with protein sequence MTMDEIISFVDGLDGVLTLRPAPGDGTPDISWGDTFFYYAPDRVLPTTTQPFATIVTKNYPGDEASRLDRTDTFRVNVNAGKEAFVHWTGHAPREPATGEVDPGAADTVIAHPVYGTLGWLAVVNPGPCTASATRELLRAAHHLARSRHGRRSASTT
- a CDS encoding MerR family transcriptional regulator, whose product is MASLKWRDLRTVDIARRCGYSVQQVRNLERDGVLPPATRTATGYRVYGDVHLQSALAYRALAAGAGPTEAKGIVRAVHHSPAPQALALLDAAHARLDAERTELRLAQEAARAIAGEPIEDVRASDSMSVSDLAAALGVRPSTLRHWDAEELVVPNRDAARGTRRYTPAQVRDARIVHQLRRAGYRIAPLRALMPELRRARRSEDIASALAAREAGIATRSRALLEGAVALSAALTMVEASADTTERTSTRE